In the genome of Bradyrhizobium ottawaense, the window TCGATCCTCAATCTCAAGCAGGGTGATGCGGCGGTCGATGCGGCCTGCGAGAAGCTTTATGCCGAGCTCACGGCCAAGGGCGTCGACGTGCTCTATGACGACACCGACCAGCGCGCCGGCGCCAAATTCGCCGCCGCCGACCTGATCGGTATCCCCTGGCAGATCATGATCGGGCCGAAGGGGCTCGCCGACGGCAAGGTCGAGATCAAGCGGCGCAGTGACGGCTCCCGCGAGACTATGTCGCCAGCGGACGCGGTCGCAAGACTTGTGGGCTGATAAGCCTGGTCGGCTGAATATTGTTCATCGCGATATCGCGGCCGCCAATCCGGCCACAATTGACCCCGAATCATGGGATTATCGAGCGATGGATGAGACCATGACCGAGACCGTGCAAACCGCGCCTTTTGCGCCATTCGAGTGGATGCTGTCGGCGCGCTATTTGCGGGCGCGCCGCAAGGAGGGATTCATCTCGGTCATCGCCGGGTTCTCCTTCCTCGGCATCATGCTGGGTGTGGCGACGCTGATCATCGTCATGGCCGTGATGAACGGCTTCCGCAAAGAGCTGCTCGACAAGATCCTGGGGCTGAACGGGCACATCCTGGTGCAGCCGCTGGAATCGCCGCTGACCGACTGGAAAGACGTCGCCGACCGCCTCAGCCAGGTCAAAGGCATCCGGCTCGCCGCGCCCGTGGTGGACGGCCAGGCGCTGGCGTCCTCACCCTGGAACGCCTCGGGCGTGCTGGTGCGCGGCATCCGCTCCGACGACCTCAACAACCTCACCTCGATCGCCAAGAACATCAAGCAGGGCTCGCTCGAGGGCTTTGACGACGGGCAGGGTGTCGCGATCGGACGGCGCCTCGCCGACCAGCTGTCGCTGCATGCCGGCGACAGCATCACGCTGGTGGCGCCGAAGGGCGCGGTCACGCCGATGGGCACGACACCGCGCATCAAGCCGTACAAGATCGTCGCCGTGTTCGAGATCGGCATGTCCGAATACGATCTCGGCTTCGTGTTCATGCCGCTCGCGGAAGCGCAGGCCTATTTCAATCGCAGCAACGACGTCACCTCGATCGAGGTGTTCACCACCAATCCCGATCAGATCGTCGCCTTCCGCCAGGCCGTGACGGAGGCTGCGGGCAGGCCGGTGTTCCTGGTGGATTGGCGGCAGCGCAATTCGACCTTCTTCAACGCGCTCCAGGTCGAGCGCAACGTGATGTTCCTGATCCTGACCATGATCGTGCTGGTCGCGGCTCTGAACATCGTCTCAGGCCTGATCATGCTGGTGAAGGACAAGGGCAGCGACATCGCGATCCTGCGCACGATGGGCGCCTCGCAGGGCTCGATCATGCGCATCTTCCTGATCACGGGCGCCTCGATCGGCGTGGTCGGCACGCTGGTCGGCTTTGTCGTCGGCCTCGTGATCTGCCTCAACATCGAATCCATCCGGCAATTCCTGTCCTGGCTGACCAGCACCGAGCTGTTCTCGCCAGAACTCTATTTCCTTTCGAAACTGCCCGCCGAGATCGACGTCGGCGAGACCACGGCCGTCGTCATCATGGCGCTGACGCTGTCGTTCCTGGCGACGCTGTATCCGTCGTGGCGCGCCGCGCGCCTCGATCCTGTCGAAGCGCTGCGGTACGAGTGAGGGGTTGATGGAGCAGCAGCAGGGGGCGGAAGACGTACCGGTCATTTATCTCCACGAGATAAAGCGGCAGTACTTGCAGGGCGAGGTGCCGCTGACGATCCTGGACGGCGCCAAGCTCGCGCTGTGGGCCGGGCAGTCTGTCGCGCTGGTGGCGCCGTCGGGCTCGGGCAAATCGACGCTGCTGCACATCGCGGGGCTGTTGGAAGCACCCGATTCCGGCGAGGTCTATGTCTCGGGCGCGCCGACCTCGCAGCTGCCCGACATCGAGCGCACCCAGCTGCGCCGCACCGATATCGGCTTCGTCTACCAGTCGCACCGGCTATTGCCGGAGTTCTCGGCGCTGGAGAATGTGATGATGCCGCAGATGATCCGCGGCCTGAAGAAGTCCGAGAGCGTCAAGCGCGCCAAGGAGATCCTCGGCTATCTCGGTCTCGGCGACCGCATCACCCATCGCCCGGCCGAGCTGTCCGGCGGCGAGCAGCAGCGCGTCGCGATCGCGCGCGCGGTGGCCAACGCGCCGCGGGTGCTGTTCGCGGACGAGCCGACCGGCAACCTCGATCCGCACACGGCCGATCACGTGTTCCAGGCGCTGATGCAGCTGGTCAAGGCGACCAAGGTTTCGATGCTGATCGCGACCCACAACATGGAGCTCGCCGGCCGCATGGACCGGCGGGTGTCGCTGTCGAACGGCCAGGTGGTCGAGCTCGAGTAGAAAATCGCGAAAACAACCCCATGCACAGTAGCCAAGTGCTTGGGCCGACTGACGAAAAAATCGATGACGACGGGCACGCCGTCGTCTGAATTTTTCAAGGCCGGATCACCGTCATTTTGAACGGCCCGCCATTGGCGGCGGCGTGCGCCACCGCCTCGTTGGCATGGTCGAGGTCGAAGGCCGTCGTCTCGTATTCCTCCAGCCTGAGCAGACCCGCACGCACCAGCGCGATCAGACGGCTCGCGGCATCCGGCGGGTACATCCAGACGCCGTGGATGCTGATGCAGTTGCGCATGATCCAGGGGTAGGGCAGCTCGAGGCCCGCGCCGCCGGCCATGCCGACGCCGCCCATCAGTACGACGCGCCCATAGGGGCGCACCGTCATGATCGCTGCACGCACGACGTCGGTGCTCACGGAGGGCGGCATGATGTCGAACGCGCAATCGATCGGGCCGGGCGCTGCGCGCTTCATCGCCTCGCGGTCGTGATCTTCATTGCCAGTAAGCTTGACCGGTTGCACGCGGCTGCCGAAGCGTCGGACGAGGTCGGCGAGGATTTTCTCGTTGCGGCCGGGCGCGACCACGCTGGCTGCGCCCATCGCCAACGCAACCGAGACGGCGGCGCTGCCGAAATTGCCGGTAGCCCCGCTCACCAGCACGGTCTCGCCCGCTCTAAGGTTCGCAGCGAGGAAGCCGCCGTAAGGCACTAGCAGCGTGCCCAGCGCGCACCATTGCGTCGCGTCCTCGGGCGTGATCGCACCGAGCCGCTTCACGTTCTCGGTCGGCACCCTCATTTGTTCGGCAAAGGAGCCGTGGCGAAAATGCTGTTGCAGCCGCATGCCGCCGGGCCCGGCAGCGGTGAGCCCTTGCAGAGCGATATCGGGCGCAACGGTGTCGTCGCGCGAGCGCACCGTCGGGTCGCAGAACACCCAGTCGCCCACGCTGAGCTTGGTGGCATCCGGGCCGACCGCGCGCACCCGGCCGATGCCGCCGGGACCGGGGATAACAGGCAGATCGAGCGCGTAGTTGCGTGTCCCGTCAAAAACCTCGTTCATGTACGACAGGACGCGCGTGGCGACGATGTCGACAACGACTTCGCCGGTACCGAGGGTCGGCTTCGGAACGTCCTCGATCACCAGCGGCGATCCAAGGGATTTGAGTACGGCAGCTTTCATGGATGTTCACCTCAAAGTCGCGGTGAATCCCATATGCGCCGCCTTGGAGGGGCCAAGAAGGCCTGGTATTATCCTAGTATTCCAAAGACCCTCCATATGGGAGCGACATCATGGCCGATCCGCGCCGCGTTGAATTCGGCGACTTCCTGAGGTCTCGCCGCGAAAAGCTGTCGCCGAAGACGGTTGGTCTTCCGGTCGGCCGGCGCCGGCGCACCGCGGGGCTACGCCGCGAGGAGGTCGCGCAGCTCGCCGGCATCGGCGTCGACTGGTACATCCGCCTCGAACAGGGCCGCACCGTCAGCCCGTCGGTGACCACCGTCGATGCGCTGGCCCGCGCACTCCGCCTCAGCAAGACCGAGCATGCGCATTTGAAGGCGCTGGCGCGCGACGGCGCCAGGGGGGCGTTCACGCGCGAGACCGTGCCGCCGCCCATTCGGCGGATGATCGAGAGCCTGCACCAGCCGGCCTATATCACGGGGCGCCGCTGGGATGTGCTGGCCTGGAACGCGGCGGCCGAGGAGGTCTTTGCCTTCGGTCAGTTGCCCGAGCA includes:
- a CDS encoding ABC transporter ATP-binding protein, whose protein sequence is MEQQQGAEDVPVIYLHEIKRQYLQGEVPLTILDGAKLALWAGQSVALVAPSGSGKSTLLHIAGLLEAPDSGEVYVSGAPTSQLPDIERTQLRRTDIGFVYQSHRLLPEFSALENVMMPQMIRGLKKSESVKRAKEILGYLGLGDRITHRPAELSGGEQQRVAIARAVANAPRVLFADEPTGNLDPHTADHVFQALMQLVKATKVSMLIATHNMELAGRMDRRVSLSNGQVVELE
- a CDS encoding zinc-binding dehydrogenase, with the protein product MKAAVLKSLGSPLVIEDVPKPTLGTGEVVVDIVATRVLSYMNEVFDGTRNYALDLPVIPGPGGIGRVRAVGPDATKLSVGDWVFCDPTVRSRDDTVAPDIALQGLTAAGPGGMRLQQHFRHGSFAEQMRVPTENVKRLGAITPEDATQWCALGTLLVPYGGFLAANLRAGETVLVSGATGNFGSAAVSVALAMGAASVVAPGRNEKILADLVRRFGSRVQPVKLTGNEDHDREAMKRAAPGPIDCAFDIMPPSVSTDVVRAAIMTVRPYGRVVLMGGVGMAGGAGLELPYPWIMRNCISIHGVWMYPPDAASRLIALVRAGLLRLEEYETTAFDLDHANEAVAHAAANGGPFKMTVIRP
- a CDS encoding lipoprotein-releasing ABC transporter permease subunit, whose protein sequence is MDETMTETVQTAPFAPFEWMLSARYLRARRKEGFISVIAGFSFLGIMLGVATLIIVMAVMNGFRKELLDKILGLNGHILVQPLESPLTDWKDVADRLSQVKGIRLAAPVVDGQALASSPWNASGVLVRGIRSDDLNNLTSIAKNIKQGSLEGFDDGQGVAIGRRLADQLSLHAGDSITLVAPKGAVTPMGTTPRIKPYKIVAVFEIGMSEYDLGFVFMPLAEAQAYFNRSNDVTSIEVFTTNPDQIVAFRQAVTEAAGRPVFLVDWRQRNSTFFNALQVERNVMFLILTMIVLVAALNIVSGLIMLVKDKGSDIAILRTMGASQGSIMRIFLITGASIGVVGTLVGFVVGLVICLNIESIRQFLSWLTSTELFSPELYFLSKLPAEIDVGETTAVVIMALTLSFLATLYPSWRAARLDPVEALRYE
- a CDS encoding helix-turn-helix transcriptional regulator, which codes for MADPRRVEFGDFLRSRREKLSPKTVGLPVGRRRRTAGLRREEVAQLAGIGVDWYIRLEQGRTVSPSVTTVDALARALRLSKTEHAHLKALARDGARGAFTRETVPPPIRRMIESLHQPAYITGRRWDVLAWNAAAEEVFAFGQLPEQDRNTLLLVMTNKQTRKFYGASWTDVARSMVAMFRANHDVWAGDPAFTELLTRLRQGSPEFVKWWEAHDIRNTASGLKTMNHPTRGVLRFEHTSFQANDDPALKLVIYTRVEG